The following coding sequences are from one Reyranella humidisoli window:
- a CDS encoding CHAD domain-containing protein, whose translation MPASGTRIAAETAPDVALRHIAAACRADLSRYRAIVLQSRRPIGIHQARVALRRLRAAFSVFRPAVDGPEVRALSAEARWLAGECGPARDLHVFLTESVTDVPPVVKRVAARLASSHLQRARAALSSARYSAFDERLQAFAGGTPEAEPAAEAKAARLDTFGRTVLDARHGKVLRRGRSFDRLGEEQLHRLRIGIKKLRYAATYLAPAFASPAAKPYIEATVRLQGALGALNDRATAARMLADIATAARPTEDTAAPLKVLARQAASGEKRRRRKLERAWKDFRKVGRFWRA comes from the coding sequence ATGCCTGCCTCCGGGACCCGAATCGCCGCCGAAACAGCCCCCGACGTCGCACTGCGGCACATCGCGGCGGCCTGCCGGGCCGACCTTTCCCGGTATCGCGCCATCGTCCTGCAGAGCCGCCGGCCCATCGGCATCCACCAGGCCCGCGTCGCGCTACGGCGCCTGCGGGCGGCTTTCAGCGTCTTCCGCCCCGCCGTGGACGGGCCCGAGGTGCGGGCCCTGTCCGCCGAAGCCAGGTGGCTGGCGGGCGAATGCGGCCCCGCACGCGACCTGCATGTTTTCCTGACCGAGAGCGTCACGGACGTCCCGCCGGTCGTGAAGCGCGTGGCCGCCCGGCTGGCGTCCAGCCATCTGCAGCGCGCCCGGGCCGCCCTCTCCAGCGCCCGCTATTCGGCCTTCGACGAACGGCTCCAGGCCTTCGCGGGCGGCACGCCCGAGGCCGAACCGGCCGCGGAAGCCAAAGCCGCCCGCCTCGACACGTTCGGGCGCACGGTACTGGATGCCCGCCACGGCAAGGTCCTGCGCCGCGGCCGCTCGTTCGACCGGCTGGGTGAGGAGCAACTCCATCGCCTGCGCATCGGCATCAAGAAACTGCGCTATGCCGCGACTTACCTGGCGCCCGCCTTTGCGTCGCCTGCGGCCAAGCCCTATATCGAAGCAACGGTGCGCCTGCAGGGCGCGCTCGGCGCCTTGAACGATCGGGCGACGGCGGCCCGCATGCTGGCCGACATCGCCACGGCCGCCCGTCCCACCGAGGACACGGCCGCACCCCTCAAGGTCCTCGCCAGGCAGGCGGCAAGCGGCGAAAAGCGCCGCCGCCGCAAGCTCGAGCGGGCCTGGAAGGATTTCAGGAAGGTCGGGCGCTTCTGGCGGGCGTGA
- a CDS encoding flavin reductase family protein, translated as MSIDAAAFKKGMRHLAASVTLITTKLQDQRGGLTATAVCSVSAEPPQILVCVNKTASAHDPIGEAGFFCVNILCPEHRKLAERFAGMDGIEGDDRFNDLGEWTTLTTGAPVLKGCPVSFDCKLVTELSAGTHTIYIGEIVDVALHETASPLLYADGAFVHGAALKKAAQAA; from the coding sequence ATGAGTATCGATGCGGCAGCCTTCAAGAAGGGCATGCGCCACCTCGCGGCGAGCGTAACCCTGATCACCACCAAGCTTCAGGACCAGCGGGGCGGTCTCACCGCCACGGCGGTCTGTTCGGTTTCGGCCGAACCGCCCCAGATCCTGGTCTGCGTCAACAAGACCGCGAGCGCCCACGATCCGATCGGCGAGGCCGGCTTCTTCTGCGTCAACATCCTGTGTCCCGAGCATCGCAAGCTGGCGGAACGGTTCGCCGGCATGGACGGGATCGAGGGCGACGATCGCTTCAACGACCTGGGCGAATGGACGACGCTCACGACCGGCGCGCCGGTGTTGAAGGGCTGCCCGGTTTCGTTCGATTGCAAACTCGTCACCGAACTCTCTGCCGGGACGCACACGATCTATATCGGCGAGATCGTCGACGTGGCGTTGCATGAGACGGCATCGCCGCTGCTCTATGCCGACGGGGCGTTCGTTCACGGCGCCGCGCTCAAGAAGGCCGCCCAGGCCGCCTGA
- a CDS encoding SGNH/GDSL hydrolase family protein gives MNFLKNTLLVVILTAVCALCLEGMTRLFLDNGMLYELEMWRYARDVKVRDMRPDLGHRHRPNAEAQLMGVKVTTDSHGFRSSEIPEKAPAGVARIAFVGDSTTLGWGVAQNETAAARVTAALVKQGRKVDSYNLGVGNHNTLQELTLFRDSAAKLKPDIIVLSYFINDAEPMPTYNQTSWLDEHSAAWVVFKYRLDSLMRQFGEAPDWKRYYRELYKDDAAGWQQTRKAIQGFATTAREMGVKLVVFNIPELRELKPYPFPEVTAKVKADVEGLGVPFFDMLPTVQNLDPASLWVTVPDPHPNGAAMAAFTTMMVPELDTLLDGLCKDQGKGCR, from the coding sequence ATGAACTTTCTCAAGAATACGCTTCTCGTCGTGATCCTCACGGCCGTCTGTGCTCTCTGCCTCGAAGGCATGACCCGGCTGTTTCTCGACAACGGCATGCTCTACGAACTCGAGATGTGGCGTTACGCACGCGACGTGAAGGTGCGCGACATGCGGCCCGATCTCGGCCATCGCCATCGGCCCAATGCCGAGGCCCAGCTCATGGGCGTAAAGGTAACGACCGATTCACACGGTTTCCGTTCGTCGGAGATTCCCGAAAAGGCGCCGGCCGGCGTGGCGCGCATCGCCTTTGTGGGCGATTCGACGACCCTGGGCTGGGGCGTCGCCCAGAACGAGACCGCCGCGGCCCGCGTCACCGCCGCCCTGGTCAAGCAAGGCCGCAAGGTCGACAGCTATAATCTGGGCGTGGGCAACCACAACACGCTGCAGGAACTCACGCTGTTTCGTGACTCCGCCGCGAAGCTGAAGCCCGACATCATCGTGCTGAGCTACTTCATCAACGATGCCGAGCCGATGCCGACCTACAACCAGACCTCGTGGCTCGACGAGCATTCGGCGGCGTGGGTCGTCTTTAAATATCGCCTCGATTCGCTGATGCGTCAGTTCGGCGAGGCGCCCGACTGGAAACGCTACTACCGCGAACTCTACAAGGACGATGCGGCCGGCTGGCAGCAGACCCGCAAGGCCATCCAGGGCTTCGCCACGACCGCGCGCGAGATGGGCGTCAAACTGGTCGTATTCAACATTCCCGAACTGCGCGAATTGAAGCCCTATCCCTTTCCCGAGGTCACCGCCAAGGTGAAGGCCGACGTCGAGGGGCTGGGCGTGCCGTTCTTCGACATGTTGCCGACGGTACAGAATCTCGATCCGGCGAGCCTCTGGGTGACGGTTCCCGATCCGCATCCCAATGGTGCCGCGATGGCCGCCTTCACCACGATGATGGTGCCGGAACTCGACACGCTGCTGGACGGTCTGTGCAAGGATCAGGGCAAGGGCTGCAGGTAA
- a CDS encoding alpha/beta fold hydrolase — MEVREIETAPGLVFDASVAGKDDDTLVLMLHGFGVSRHFWKAQVPALGQAGYFAVAPNQRGYSAGARPDPADLDSYRFDKLTGDALDIVSAVGHGNKRFHLVGHDWGASLAWAIAFRSPEKLRSLTILSRPHPMSFARALAMPDGEQKRRSGHHQAFLEPDAVPKLLENDCAWLRKRHAKEGVPMEAIDLHLSVLGNASAMEAALAWYRARGERMLLGPIKVPTLYVWGDADDTVGRAAAEGTGEFIDAPYRFEVLPGVGHYAADQRPARVNELLLEHLGRHAA; from the coding sequence ATGGAAGTCCGCGAGATAGAAACCGCGCCCGGCCTGGTGTTCGACGCCTCGGTGGCCGGCAAGGACGACGACACGCTGGTCCTGATGCTGCACGGCTTCGGCGTGTCGCGGCATTTCTGGAAGGCGCAGGTGCCGGCGCTGGGCCAGGCGGGCTACTTCGCGGTGGCGCCCAACCAGCGCGGCTATTCGGCCGGCGCGCGACCCGATCCGGCCGATCTCGATTCCTATCGCTTCGACAAGCTCACGGGCGATGCGCTCGACATCGTCTCGGCCGTTGGGCATGGCAACAAGCGCTTCCATCTGGTCGGCCACGATTGGGGCGCGAGCCTGGCCTGGGCCATCGCCTTCCGTAGCCCTGAGAAGCTGCGTTCGCTCACCATCCTCTCGCGACCGCATCCGATGTCGTTCGCGCGCGCCCTGGCGATGCCCGACGGCGAACAGAAGCGTCGCTCCGGCCACCATCAAGCCTTCCTCGAGCCCGATGCCGTGCCGAAGCTGCTGGAGAACGACTGCGCCTGGCTGCGCAAGCGGCACGCCAAGGAAGGCGTGCCGATGGAAGCGATCGACCTGCATCTCTCCGTGCTCGGGAACGCGTCGGCCATGGAAGCCGCGCTTGCCTGGTATCGCGCCCGCGGCGAGCGGATGCTTCTCGGGCCCATCAAGGTGCCGACGCTCTATGTCTGGGGCGATGCAGACGACACGGTCGGGCGTGCCGCGGCCGAAGGCACGGGCGAGTTCATCGACGCGCCCTATCGTTTCGAAGTGCTGCCGGGCGTCGGCCACTACGCCGCCGATCAGAGGCCGGCGCGCGTGAACGAGCTTCTACTGGAGCATCTCGGCCGTCACGCGGCCTAG
- a CDS encoding DUF488 domain-containing protein, with product MKSVKTIGHSNHPIERFVALLKAGGVDRLVDVRSTPWSRRHPQFGREKLAKSLAEAGIAYVHEGAALGGKPAAGGSYDQLAARPDFKAGLDRVIEGADGKTLCLMCAEKEPLDCHRTVLLSRRLAERGVTIEHLLADGGTQPHHAVEEVLLGKEAAPDLFEDRAARLARAWRRLETKWGRAGTGEGE from the coding sequence ATGAAATCGGTCAAGACCATCGGCCACTCCAACCATCCGATCGAGCGCTTCGTGGCACTCCTGAAGGCCGGCGGCGTCGATCGGTTGGTCGACGTGCGCTCCACGCCGTGGTCACGCCGTCATCCGCAGTTCGGCCGGGAGAAGCTCGCGAAGTCGCTGGCCGAAGCCGGCATCGCCTATGTGCATGAAGGCGCGGCGTTGGGCGGAAAGCCCGCGGCCGGCGGCAGCTACGACCAGCTTGCCGCGCGACCCGACTTCAAGGCCGGCCTCGACCGCGTGATCGAGGGCGCGGACGGCAAGACCTTGTGCCTGATGTGCGCCGAGAAGGAGCCACTCGACTGCCATCGCACGGTATTGCTGTCGCGTCGTCTCGCAGAGCGCGGCGTCACCATCGAGCACCTGTTGGCCGATGGCGGTACGCAGCCGCATCATGCGGTCGAGGAAGTGTTGCTGGGCAAGGAAGCCGCCCCCGACCTGTTCGAGGATCGCGCCGCGCGACTGGCTCGTGCATGGCGCCGCCTCGAGACGAAGTGGGGTCGCGCCGGCACTGGCGAAGGAGAATGA
- a CDS encoding LysR family transcriptional regulator produces MELRHLRYFVAVAHEGHVTRAAAKLHMQQPPLSQQIRALEREIGAPLLLRHPRGVSLTDAGRSFLADAEAILASVERATVKARRTARGETGRIAVGFTTSAPFHPLVARAIREFRRERPDISFVLEESSSGDLLAAVRDERLDIAFIRSGLTDAQGLAMHALLHEEMAAALPTRHRLARRPTLTLKDLAAEDFILYRRADGRGLYDAIIAACSAAGFNPHVSQEAPRIVSTLNLVAAGLGITIVPASLSRLPLEGVTYRPLSGRPALKVPLNLAYRRDEASAATLAFIDQVRHLA; encoded by the coding sequence ATGGAACTGCGACACCTCCGCTACTTCGTGGCCGTCGCGCATGAAGGCCATGTAACGAGGGCGGCCGCGAAGCTGCACATGCAGCAGCCGCCGCTCAGCCAGCAGATCCGCGCGCTGGAGCGCGAGATCGGCGCGCCGTTGCTGCTGCGCCACCCACGCGGCGTCAGCCTGACCGATGCCGGCCGTTCCTTCCTGGCCGATGCCGAGGCAATCCTGGCGTCGGTCGAACGCGCCACCGTGAAGGCCCGCCGCACCGCGCGCGGCGAGACCGGCCGCATCGCCGTGGGCTTCACGACGTCGGCCCCGTTCCATCCCCTGGTCGCACGCGCCATCCGCGAGTTCCGCCGCGAGCGACCCGACATCTCGTTCGTGCTGGAAGAGAGCAGCTCGGGCGACCTGCTGGCCGCGGTACGCGACGAGCGGCTCGACATCGCCTTCATCCGCTCTGGCCTCACCGATGCGCAGGGGCTGGCGATGCACGCCCTGCTGCACGAGGAGATGGCGGCCGCCCTGCCCACGCGCCACCGGCTCGCGCGGCGCCCGACCCTCACGCTCAAGGATCTCGCGGCCGAAGACTTCATCCTCTATCGCCGGGCCGACGGGCGCGGCCTCTACGACGCCATCATCGCGGCCTGCAGCGCGGCCGGCTTCAATCCGCATGTCAGCCAGGAGGCGCCGCGCATCGTCTCGACCCTGAATCTGGTGGCGGCCGGCCTCGGCATCACCATCGTACCGGCGTCGCTGAGCCGCCTGCCGCTGGAAGGTGTAACCTACCGCCCGCTCTCCGGACGGCCCGCCTTGAAGGTGCCGCTCAACCTCGCCTATCGCCGCGACGAAGCATCGGCCGCGACGCTCGCGTTCATCGATCAGGTCCGACACCTCGCATGA
- a CDS encoding sulfite exporter TauE/SafE family protein, whose amino-acid sequence MTITMALGLGVLMVFTAFLSGIFGMAGGMVLIGVLLFVLPLPMAMVLHAVTQMASNGWRAFLWWRHIQWRITVFYVMGCFIAVGLWSLTLYVPEKAIALLMLGISPFLLRIVPARLMPATLGPVQALGGGVACMALMLLTGVTGPLMDQLFLRSALNRHQIVATKASCQVFGHGSKLLYFGALIEGAGSVEPWVLAMAVGASMLGTSLGKTILERLSDGQFRTWAGRLITVLGLYYVGYGLVLLAGIA is encoded by the coding sequence ATGACAATAACGATGGCTCTGGGGCTCGGCGTCCTGATGGTGTTCACGGCCTTCCTGTCCGGCATCTTCGGGATGGCGGGCGGCATGGTTCTCATCGGGGTGCTGCTGTTCGTGCTGCCGCTGCCCATGGCCATGGTGCTGCATGCGGTGACGCAGATGGCGTCCAACGGCTGGCGCGCCTTCCTGTGGTGGCGGCACATCCAGTGGCGGATCACCGTCTTCTACGTGATGGGCTGCTTCATCGCCGTCGGCCTCTGGTCGCTCACGCTCTACGTGCCGGAGAAGGCCATCGCGTTGCTGATGCTGGGCATCTCGCCCTTCCTCCTGCGCATCGTGCCCGCAAGGCTCATGCCCGCGACCCTGGGCCCGGTGCAGGCGCTGGGCGGCGGCGTGGCCTGCATGGCGCTGATGCTGCTCACCGGCGTCACCGGGCCGCTGATGGACCAGCTCTTCCTGCGTTCGGCCCTGAACCGGCATCAGATCGTGGCGACCAAGGCCTCGTGCCAGGTGTTCGGCCACGGTTCGAAGCTGCTCTACTTCGGCGCGCTGATCGAGGGCGCGGGCTCGGTCGAGCCCTGGGTGCTGGCGATGGCCGTCGGCGCCTCGATGCTGGGCACGTCGCTCGGCAAGACGATCCTGGAACGACTGTCCGACGGCCAGTTCCGCACCTGGGCCGGGCGACTCATCACCGTGCTGGGCCTCTACTATGTCGGCTATGGCTTGGTGCTGCTGGCCGGGATTGCCTAA
- a CDS encoding PaaI family thioesterase, with the protein MDIPAGFRELTEATGFTAANGPWFEKVEGNRVWRGFMPGPQHANALGIVHGGMMAAFIDAALGSVVYRAIDRRCVTLKLTLDYLTPARVGDWLEATGELLGHDEHVAQVRGRLYGPRHDVLAGLGDFALLRPGRPLKVRS; encoded by the coding sequence GTGGACATTCCGGCAGGATTTAGAGAACTCACCGAGGCGACCGGTTTCACTGCGGCCAATGGACCGTGGTTCGAGAAGGTCGAGGGCAACAGGGTCTGGCGCGGCTTCATGCCGGGCCCGCAACATGCCAATGCGCTCGGCATCGTGCATGGCGGCATGATGGCCGCCTTCATCGATGCCGCGCTGGGCTCGGTGGTCTATCGCGCCATCGACCGGCGCTGCGTCACCCTGAAGCTCACGCTCGACTATCTGACGCCGGCACGGGTCGGCGACTGGCTGGAGGCGACCGGCGAACTGCTGGGCCATGACGAGCATGTGGCGCAGGTGAGGGGCCGACTCTATGGTCCGCGCCACGATGTTCTGGCCGGGCTGGGCGATTTCGCGCTGCTGCGGCCGGGACGCCCCCTCAAAGTCCGGAGCTAG
- a CDS encoding PaaI family thioesterase, whose amino-acid sequence MSSEIPDSPPEGFKLVDFARGRPEPTFNTHVGNMYAKRGEKGTRDEFVLAIRVQQNMCNPAGGLHGGMMMTVADLVGTMGGGYLAGLRKFLPTVSMTFDFVAPALVGDWVEGRAELIRQTRTLLFTNIYLTVGDQKILRASSIAKISSGDGTGYTKT is encoded by the coding sequence GTGTCTTCCGAAATACCCGACAGTCCGCCCGAAGGTTTCAAGCTCGTCGATTTCGCGCGCGGCCGGCCCGAGCCGACCTTCAACACCCATGTCGGCAACATGTACGCCAAGCGCGGCGAGAAGGGCACGCGCGACGAGTTCGTGCTGGCGATCCGCGTCCAGCAGAACATGTGCAACCCGGCCGGCGGCCTGCACGGCGGCATGATGATGACGGTCGCCGACCTGGTCGGCACGATGGGTGGCGGCTATCTCGCGGGCCTGCGCAAGTTCCTGCCGACCGTCAGCATGACGTTCGACTTCGTGGCGCCCGCCCTCGTCGGCGACTGGGTGGAGGGCCGCGCAGAGCTGATCCGCCAGACGCGCACGCTTCTCTTCACCAACATCTACCTGACCGTGGGCGACCAGAAGATCCTGCGCGCCTCCTCGATCGCCAAGATCTCCTCCGGCGACGGCACCGGCTACACGAAGACCTAG
- a CDS encoding LysR family transcriptional regulator has product MISLADLQFMEALARTGSLSGAARSLNVTPPALSLRLKKLEQALGVSLVVRSSRRVRFTGEGEHLVSEAQAMLTRIGALTDLLGQEGGALSGPLRIVAPFGFGRLHVAPLVARFAERHKAIRVTLDLSERPWTDSEDADVVVHIGAVRDSTWVAHVLARNDRWVCAAPAYLERRGIPADPRDLLQHDCLCVRENNEDVTLWRHRRGSRAGAVRVTPTLTSNDGEVVRNWALAGLGLMLRSQWDAAPFVKRGELRRVLAPWSFEGADILALVPARRGISARVTSFVDFLKSSLRSQPPGR; this is encoded by the coding sequence ATGATCTCGCTTGCCGACCTGCAGTTCATGGAAGCCCTGGCGCGGACCGGCTCGCTGAGCGGGGCCGCCCGGTCGCTCAACGTCACGCCGCCGGCGCTGTCGCTGCGCCTCAAGAAGCTCGAACAGGCGCTGGGCGTCAGCCTCGTCGTGCGCAGCTCGCGCCGCGTGCGCTTCACCGGTGAGGGCGAGCATCTGGTGAGCGAGGCGCAGGCGATGCTGACCCGCATCGGCGCGCTCACCGACCTGCTGGGACAGGAGGGCGGCGCGCTGTCGGGGCCGCTGCGGATCGTGGCGCCCTTCGGCTTCGGCCGGCTGCACGTCGCACCGCTCGTCGCCCGCTTCGCCGAACGCCACAAGGCGATCCGCGTCACGCTCGATCTCTCCGAACGGCCGTGGACCGACAGCGAGGACGCCGATGTCGTCGTGCATATCGGCGCGGTGCGCGATTCGACCTGGGTCGCGCATGTGCTGGCGCGCAACGATCGCTGGGTCTGCGCCGCGCCGGCCTATCTCGAGCGGCGCGGCATTCCGGCCGATCCGCGCGACCTGCTGCAGCACGACTGCCTCTGCGTGCGCGAGAACAACGAGGACGTGACGCTCTGGCGCCATCGCCGCGGCAGCCGCGCCGGCGCCGTGCGCGTCACGCCGACGCTCACCAGCAACGATGGCGAGGTCGTGCGCAACTGGGCGCTGGCCGGCCTCGGCCTCATGCTGCGCTCGCAGTGGGACGCCGCGCCCTTCGTGAAGCGGGGCGAGCTCAGGCGCGTGCTGGCGCCGTGGTCGTTCGAGGGCGCCGACATCCTGGCGCTGGTGCCAGCGCGACGCGGCATCTCGGCCCGCGTCACGTCCTTCGTCGACTTCCTGAAATCGTCCCTCAGGTCGCAGCCGCCGGGACGCTAG
- a CDS encoding HAD-IA family hydrolase, with the protein MTTTFPKAVLFDLLTALLDSWTLWNDVAGSEERGRAWRAEYLRLTYGCGSYVPYEQLVQEAAVATGLPAAAADTLEARWLELPPWSGAQNALDALAGRTKLAVVTNCSIRLGRQAASRLKVRWDCIVTAEEAGCYKPDPRPYRLALATLGVASEEAAFVAGSGYDLFGTSAVGLRTYWHNRVGLSRPAGAPVASLERSTLDDLLPWLEGRPS; encoded by the coding sequence ATGACGACGACCTTTCCCAAAGCCGTGCTGTTCGACCTGCTGACGGCGCTTCTGGATTCCTGGACCCTGTGGAACGACGTGGCGGGTTCCGAGGAACGCGGTCGCGCGTGGCGGGCGGAGTATCTGCGGCTCACCTATGGCTGCGGCAGCTACGTGCCCTATGAGCAGCTGGTGCAGGAAGCGGCGGTGGCGACCGGCCTGCCGGCAGCGGCGGCCGACACGCTGGAAGCGCGCTGGCTGGAGCTGCCGCCCTGGAGCGGCGCGCAGAACGCCCTCGACGCGCTGGCCGGCCGCACCAAGCTGGCCGTCGTCACCAACTGCTCGATCCGGCTGGGCCGGCAGGCGGCAAGTCGCCTGAAGGTACGCTGGGACTGCATCGTCACGGCCGAGGAAGCGGGCTGCTACAAGCCCGATCCGCGCCCCTACCGGCTGGCGCTGGCGACGCTGGGCGTCGCGTCGGAAGAGGCTGCCTTCGTTGCGGGCTCCGGCTACGACCTGTTCGGCACCTCTGCCGTCGGCCTCAGGACCTACTGGCACAACCGCGTCGGCCTCTCGCGCCCCGCCGGCGCGCCGGTCGCTTCCCTCGAGCGGTCGACGCTCGACGATCTTCTCCCCTGGCTGGAAGGACGTCCGTCATGA
- a CDS encoding tripartite tricarboxylate transporter substrate-binding protein, whose amino-acid sequence MIMRRLLLTLAPLLLAATAATAQGFPAKPLTLIVPFPAGGPSDALARALAQGMAADLKQTVVVENIGGASGTIGLAKLMAAAPDGYTIGFGTIGTHVANAALFKKLPYDPLTGFEPIGLAGTAPLLLVAKAGLPVANLKEFIAYAEQHKAGMTYGSAGVGSISHYACVVLLSALKLNITHVPYRGVAPAMNDLMGGHIDFMCDQTTTALPQIAGGKIKALSVLSDQALPQLPDVATAASQGYDVNLRSWNALFAPKGTPQPAMARLNQALRAAVADPALVKQMTAVGVDLPSPEALQPATVMALIARGLEKDVPALKARGEYLD is encoded by the coding sequence ATGATCATGCGCCGACTGTTGCTCACCCTCGCGCCGCTGTTGCTGGCGGCCACCGCCGCCACGGCCCAGGGCTTTCCCGCCAAGCCACTGACGCTGATCGTGCCGTTTCCGGCCGGCGGCCCGAGCGACGCGCTGGCCCGCGCGCTGGCGCAGGGCATGGCCGCGGATCTCAAGCAGACCGTGGTGGTCGAGAATATCGGCGGCGCCAGCGGCACAATCGGGCTCGCGAAGCTGATGGCCGCCGCGCCCGACGGCTATACGATCGGCTTCGGCACGATCGGCACGCACGTCGCCAATGCCGCGCTCTTCAAGAAGCTGCCCTACGATCCGCTGACGGGCTTCGAGCCGATCGGCCTTGCCGGCACGGCGCCGCTGCTGCTGGTTGCCAAGGCGGGCCTGCCGGTCGCCAACCTCAAGGAATTCATCGCCTATGCCGAGCAGCACAAGGCCGGCATGACCTATGGCAGCGCCGGAGTCGGCTCGATCTCCCACTACGCCTGCGTCGTGCTGCTGTCGGCGCTCAAGCTCAACATCACCCACGTGCCCTATCGCGGCGTGGCGCCGGCGATGAACGACCTGATGGGCGGCCATATCGATTTCATGTGCGACCAGACGACGACGGCGCTGCCGCAGATCGCGGGCGGCAAGATCAAGGCGCTCTCGGTGCTGAGCGACCAGGCGCTGCCGCAGCTTCCGGACGTCGCCACGGCGGCGAGCCAGGGCTACGACGTCAACCTCCGCTCGTGGAACGCGCTGTTCGCGCCGAAGGGCACGCCGCAGCCCGCGATGGCCCGCCTGAACCAGGCGCTGCGGGCGGCGGTGGCCGATCCGGCGCTGGTGAAGCAGATGACCGCCGTCGGCGTCGATCTGCCGTCGCCCGAGGCGCTGCAGCCGGCTACCGTGATGGCGTTGATCGCGCGCGGGCTGGAGAAGGACGTGCCGGCGCTGAAGGCGCGCGGCGAGTATCTCGACTGA
- a CDS encoding DSD1 family PLP-dependent enzyme, with translation MDIETPAALIDERRMAGNIARMQDHLAALGVRLRPHVKTSKCVEVARAQQKAGAAGITVSTLKEAEQFFAAGFSDVLYAVCIAPDKLDRAVALVAKGCALTLLVDSVTAAQAVVAKGKAAGLTFAVMIEIDSDGHRSGVQPGAPELLDIGRVLQAGGATVKGVLTHAGSSYDLDTPQALQALAEQERALCVRAAERLRAVGIASPEVSIGSTPTAIAAQNLEGVTEVRAGVYVFFDLVMSNVGVCTPQDVALSVLTTVIGHQPEKGWVIVDAGWMAMSRDRGTQRQKIDYGYGAVCDVAGNVIDGLIVSGANQEHGIVSRRDGTADTGLVERFPIGARLRILPNHACATGAQYPSYVAVTPAGDAAPWPRFQGW, from the coding sequence ATGGACATCGAGACCCCGGCGGCGCTCATCGACGAGCGCCGCATGGCGGGCAACATCGCGCGCATGCAAGACCATCTCGCCGCGCTCGGCGTGCGCCTGCGGCCGCACGTGAAGACGTCGAAGTGCGTCGAGGTCGCACGGGCGCAGCAGAAGGCGGGCGCCGCGGGCATCACGGTCTCGACCCTCAAGGAGGCCGAGCAGTTCTTCGCCGCCGGCTTCTCCGACGTGCTCTATGCGGTCTGCATCGCGCCGGACAAGCTCGACCGCGCCGTTGCGCTCGTCGCCAAGGGCTGCGCGCTCACGCTGCTCGTCGATTCGGTGACCGCCGCCCAGGCCGTCGTCGCCAAGGGCAAGGCCGCGGGCCTGACCTTCGCCGTGATGATCGAGATCGATTCCGACGGCCATCGTTCGGGCGTGCAGCCCGGAGCGCCGGAACTGCTCGACATCGGCAGGGTCCTGCAGGCGGGCGGCGCGACGGTGAAGGGCGTGCTGACCCATGCCGGCAGCTCCTACGATCTCGACACGCCGCAGGCGCTGCAGGCGCTGGCCGAGCAGGAGCGGGCGCTGTGCGTGCGCGCAGCCGAGCGGCTGCGGGCCGTAGGCATCGCTTCTCCGGAAGTCAGCATCGGCTCGACGCCGACGGCGATTGCGGCGCAGAACCTGGAAGGCGTCACAGAGGTGCGCGCGGGCGTCTATGTCTTCTTCGATCTGGTGATGTCCAATGTCGGCGTCTGCACGCCGCAGGACGTGGCGCTCTCGGTCCTGACCACGGTGATCGGCCATCAGCCCGAGAAGGGCTGGGTGATCGTCGATGCCGGCTGGATGGCGATGAGCCGCGACCGCGGCACGCAGCGCCAGAAGATCGACTATGGTTACGGCGCGGTGTGCGACGTCGCGGGAAACGTGATCGACGGGCTGATCGTGTCGGGTGCGAACCAGGAGCACGGCATCGTCTCGCGGCGCGACGGCACGGCCGACACGGGCCTCGTCGAGCGCTTCCCGATCGGCGCACGGCTGCGCATCCTGCCCAACCACGCCTGCGCGACCGGCGCGCAATACCCGTCCTACGTCGCGGTAACGCCGGCCGGCGACGCGGCGCCGTGGCCGCGCTTCCAAGGTTGGTGA